A region of Pyxidicoccus parkwaysis DNA encodes the following proteins:
- a CDS encoding energy transducer TonB: protein MTKPVKVDGPPVQLTPEAIATRVHGLMLVKCVITREGQMRDCRVIKGLEPMNETVVKALEASRYTPVMFQGKPV, encoded by the coding sequence ATGACGAAGCCCGTGAAGGTGGACGGCCCACCCGTCCAGCTCACACCCGAGGCCATCGCTACCCGCGTGCACGGCCTGATGCTCGTGAAGTGCGTCATCACCCGAGAGGGCCAGATGCGCGACTGCCGGGTCATCAAGGGCCTGGAGCCCATGAACGAGACCGTGGTGAAGGCCCTCGAGGCTTCGCGCTACACACCGGTGATGTTTCAGGGGAAGCCGGTGTAA